A genome region from Streptomyces pratensis includes the following:
- the ligA gene encoding NAD-dependent DNA ligase LigA translates to MTTNSAGVLADTAAYAAAVEEAKRAAAAYYTAGESTLDDDAYDRLVRGIAAYEEEHPQEVLDASPTGKVAGGALSGDVPHTVPMLSLDNVFSAEQFVTWTASVERRIGRPVAAWSVEPKLDGLAVAVRYRQGRLDQLITRGDGTAGEDVSHAIGTVLGLPERLGAPVTLEVRGEILMTDEQFERANTVRTEHGAAPFANPRNGAAGTLRAKDRPYRVEMTFFAYGALALPDSGDLSATLAELPHSEVLEYVAGLGVHTAADTAVAPRTVTTAEEVQAGVEDIAALRASLPFGIDGIVIKADLAADQRDAGSGTRAPRWAIAYKLPAVEKVTRLLGVEWNVGRTGIIAPRAVLEPVEIDGSTVSYATLHNPADITRRDLRLGDHVMVYKAGDIIPRIEAPVAHLRTGEEQAVEFPEVCPRCGSDIDMSEQRWRCTRGRDCRLVASISYAAGRDQLDIEGLGATRVVQLVDAGLVQDFADLFTLERDQLLSLERMGETSTDNLLAAIGAARTRPLSRVFCALGVRGTGRSMSRRIARHFASMDRIVAADAEALQRVDGIGKEKAAAVVAELEELAPLIGKLVAAEVNMAEPGATPPPEPGAPQEDGADDLAAAGLPLAGMTVVVTGAMTGALEELSRNQMNELIERAGGKSSSSVSKRTSLLVAGEKAGSKRTKAEDLGVRIAAPEEFAELVEDYLALEA, encoded by the coding sequence ATGACGACGAACTCAGCCGGCGTGCTCGCCGACACCGCCGCCTACGCGGCCGCCGTGGAAGAGGCGAAGCGTGCCGCCGCCGCGTATTACACCGCGGGTGAGAGCACCCTCGACGACGATGCTTACGACCGGCTGGTGCGCGGGATCGCGGCCTACGAGGAGGAGCACCCGCAGGAGGTGCTGGACGCCTCGCCGACCGGGAAGGTCGCCGGCGGGGCGCTGTCGGGGGACGTGCCGCACACCGTCCCGATGCTCTCGCTGGACAACGTGTTCTCCGCCGAGCAGTTCGTCACCTGGACCGCGTCCGTGGAGCGGCGGATAGGCCGCCCCGTCGCCGCCTGGAGTGTGGAGCCCAAGCTCGACGGTCTGGCCGTCGCGGTGCGCTATCGGCAGGGCCGCCTCGATCAGCTGATCACCCGGGGCGACGGGACGGCCGGTGAGGACGTCTCGCACGCGATCGGCACGGTGCTGGGACTGCCCGAGCGGCTGGGCGCTCCCGTCACCCTCGAGGTGCGTGGCGAGATCCTGATGACCGACGAGCAGTTCGAGCGGGCCAACACGGTGCGCACGGAGCACGGGGCCGCGCCCTTCGCGAATCCGCGCAACGGTGCTGCGGGCACCCTGCGGGCCAAGGACCGTCCGTACCGCGTGGAGATGACCTTCTTCGCGTACGGCGCGCTCGCGCTGCCCGATTCCGGCGATCTGTCCGCGACTCTCGCCGAACTCCCGCACAGCGAGGTCCTGGAGTACGTCGCCGGTCTCGGCGTGCACACGGCGGCGGACACCGCTGTCGCTCCGCGCACCGTCACCACGGCCGAGGAGGTGCAGGCCGGGGTCGAGGACATCGCCGCCCTGCGTGCCTCGTTGCCGTTCGGGATCGACGGCATCGTGATCAAGGCGGACCTGGCAGCCGACCAGCGGGACGCCGGATCGGGAACGCGGGCGCCGCGCTGGGCCATCGCCTACAAGCTCCCGGCCGTGGAGAAGGTCACCCGGCTGCTGGGAGTCGAGTGGAACGTCGGCCGGACCGGTATCATCGCGCCGCGCGCCGTGCTGGAGCCCGTCGAGATCGACGGATCCACCGTCAGCTACGCCACGCTGCACAATCCCGCCGACATCACCCGGCGCGATCTGCGCCTGGGTGACCATGTGATGGTCTACAAGGCGGGCGACATCATCCCCCGGATCGAGGCACCTGTCGCGCATCTGCGGACGGGTGAGGAGCAGGCGGTCGAATTCCCCGAGGTCTGCCCCCGGTGCGGCTCGGACATCGACATGAGTGAGCAGCGCTGGCGCTGCACCCGGGGCCGCGACTGCCGCCTGGTCGCCTCCATCTCCTACGCGGCCGGCCGTGATCAGCTCGACATCGAAGGCCTCGGCGCCACACGGGTCGTCCAGCTCGTCGACGCGGGCCTCGTCCAGGACTTCGCCGACCTCTTCACCCTGGAGCGGGACCAGCTGCTCTCCCTGGAGCGGATGGGGGAGACCTCCACCGACAACCTGCTGGCCGCCATCGGGGCGGCGAGGACGCGCCCGCTGTCCCGCGTCTTCTGCGCCCTCGGCGTACGCGGCACGGGCCGCTCCATGTCCCGCCGGATCGCCCGCCACTTCGCCTCGATGGACCGGATCGTCGCCGCGGACGCGGAGGCGCTGCAGCGGGTGGACGGGATAGGCAAGGAGAAGGCGGCTGCGGTCGTCGCGGAGCTGGAGGAGCTGGCGCCGCTGATCGGCAAGCTGGTGGCCGCCGAGGTGAACATGGCGGAGCCCGGCGCGACGCCTCCGCCGGAGCCCGGGGCCCCGCAGGAGGACGGCGCCGATGACCTTGCGGCGGCCGGTCTGCCGCTCGCCGGAATGACGGTCGTCGTGACCGGAGCCATGACGGGGGCCCTGGAGGAGCTCTCGCGCAACCAGATGAACGAGCTGATCGAGCGGGCCGGCGGGAAGTCCTCCTCCAGCGTCTCCAAGCGGACAAGTCTGCTCGTCGCCGGGGAGAAGGCCGGATCCAAGCGGACCAAGGCCGAGGACCTGGGTGTCCGGATAGCCGCGCCCGAGGAGTTCGCGGAGCTCGTCGAGGACTATCTGG
- a CDS encoding LacI family DNA-binding transcriptional regulator, which translates to MTVDVPPPVRPATLEDVAAVAGVSRATVSRVINGATTVDPALRRVVEEAVATTGYVPNRAARSLVTRRTDSIALVVSERERRPVSEPFIGRMFSDPHFGRVVGGLMDVLRPAGIQMVLMLADDEASRNQLLSYLRQGHVDGVVLISSHADDPLPALLHETRLPAVLAGRPRRPSPLTYVEADQRAGAQMAADHLADLGRRRIGTVAGPQDMPAGQVRLTGFLDALEQHGIGDVVTAEGDFTHSGGASAMRQLLRERPDLDGVFIASDLMALGALPVLLRAGRDVPQDVAVVGFDDSNAAVACDPPLTTVRQPVEEMASEMARLLLKQIGKPAEGPAPSVVFHPTLVRRESA; encoded by the coding sequence ATGACTGTCGACGTTCCGCCGCCCGTACGCCCCGCCACCTTGGAGGACGTGGCCGCGGTGGCGGGCGTCTCCCGGGCGACCGTGTCCCGTGTGATCAACGGTGCGACCACGGTGGACCCGGCACTGCGGCGCGTCGTGGAGGAGGCGGTGGCCACCACGGGCTACGTGCCCAATCGTGCCGCGCGTTCGCTGGTGACCCGGCGGACGGATTCGATCGCACTGGTGGTGTCGGAGCGTGAGCGACGCCCGGTGTCCGAGCCGTTCATCGGCCGGATGTTCTCCGATCCGCACTTCGGGCGGGTGGTCGGCGGGCTGATGGACGTGCTGCGTCCGGCCGGCATCCAGATGGTGCTGATGCTGGCCGACGACGAGGCGTCCCGTAACCAGTTGCTGTCGTATCTGCGCCAGGGGCACGTGGACGGAGTGGTGCTGATCTCGTCGCACGCCGACGACCCGCTGCCCGCCCTGCTCCATGAGACCCGGCTGCCCGCGGTGCTGGCGGGCCGCCCCCGCAGGCCCTCGCCGCTCACCTATGTCGAGGCGGACCAGCGGGCGGGGGCCCAGATGGCGGCCGACCACCTGGCGGACCTCGGAAGACGGCGCATCGGAACGGTCGCGGGCCCGCAGGACATGCCTGCGGGGCAGGTGCGTCTGACCGGGTTCCTGGACGCGCTGGAACAGCACGGCATCGGGGACGTGGTGACCGCGGAGGGGGACTTCACCCACTCGGGCGGGGCATCGGCGATGCGGCAGCTGCTGCGCGAACGGCCGGATCTGGACGGGGTGTTCATCGCCTCGGACCTGATGGCCCTGGGTGCGCTGCCCGTACTGCTGCGGGCCGGCAGGGACGTGCCCCAGGATGTGGCGGTGGTGGGATTCGACGACAGCAACGCGGCGGTGGCGTGCGATCCGCCGCTGACGACGGTGCGTCAGCCGGTGGAGGAGATGGCGTCCGAGATGGCCCGGCTCCTCCTGAAGCAGATCGGTAAGCCGGCCGAGGGCCCCGCGCCGTCCGTGGTCTTCCATCCGACGCTGGTGCGGCGCGAGTCCGCCTGA
- a CDS encoding DUF305 domain-containing protein, whose product MTARRTAALLLLLAVLTSCGQEGERASRTEPAPSRTPTAAASADATDSAWVQLMIPMNEQAMVLLDLAAERSTGPRLRSWAARLRGAQNTELLSLRELRDRMGLPDTDVHEGHDMPGMVTADDLENARKAEGAAFDSLVVAQIRDHLRRSEQVSRSETTAGGRADARARARKLVTARGEQLAALTALCAGKAADVP is encoded by the coding sequence ATGACGGCTCGTCGCACCGCAGCGCTGCTCCTCCTGCTCGCCGTCCTGACGTCGTGTGGCCAGGAAGGAGAGCGGGCATCGCGCACCGAACCCGCGCCGTCGCGTACGCCGACGGCCGCCGCGTCGGCGGACGCCACCGATTCCGCCTGGGTCCAGTTGATGATCCCCATGAACGAGCAGGCCATGGTCCTGCTGGACCTCGCCGCGGAGAGGAGCACCGGCCCCCGGTTGCGGTCCTGGGCGGCTCGCCTGCGCGGCGCTCAGAACACCGAACTCCTGTCGCTGCGTGAACTGCGGGACCGGATGGGGCTGCCGGACACCGATGTGCACGAGGGCCACGACATGCCCGGCATGGTGACGGCCGACGACCTCGAAAATGCCCGCAAGGCCGAGGGAGCCGCCTTCGACAGCTTGGTGGTGGCACAGATCCGCGACCACCTGCGCCGCTCGGAGCAGGTCTCGCGCTCCGAGACGACGGCCGGCGGCCGGGCCGACGCCAGGGCGCGGGCCCGGAAGCTCGTCACCGCGCGCGGGGAACAACTGGCCGCGCTGACCGCACTGTGCGCGGGCAAGGCCGCTGACGTGCCGTAA
- a CDS encoding phage holin family protein — MSDGRWRTAGGTLIRVVTVWAVSTLTMLALAGILPDFRLQADDGDTVTRTAFTAAWGAGAFGLLSALVWPVLVRALLIVPALVLGALVFFLNGSLLLIALRLIPDGRGDANPETAVVVAAVMSAVASATSTALAVRDDDAYRRRLSRLADRRRRRSGTPPGADGGRGGPPGIVFVQLDGVGHDVLEQAAADGVMPTVAGLLADGAGHRLTPWTTDWSSQTGASQLGILHGSNFDVPAFRWFEKETGTVMVSSRPASALELQRRAIARTHDGGLLTVDGASRGNLFSGGADQLALVLSMAARLGKGRRSRAGYFAYFSDPANAVRTALSFVAEVGREIGQSVRARVRKESPRVKRGGLYPFIRAFATVVERDVVVAAVIGDMFAGRTAVYADLVAYDEVAHHSGPHSRDAEKVLTRLDRSLGLILKIADHTPRGYRIVLLSDHGQSPGETFAGRYGLTLKDLVRAGCGLPVPRRAQRTRSASEARDAVRIALHRPVAGEQEAEHPAKASDPVVLASGNLGLLSFPDIEGRASREQLDRRYPALLSTLAAHPGIGFLLVRSQKHGSVVLGRGGAEIPLAELTDGEGPIAAFGTGAADAVRRTDGFPHVADVMVNSMYDPETGRVHAFEEQIGSHGGLGGEQSRPFLLWPRTLTDPLDAVAAEIPRGESPSRPVGIPPGGPVGAEAVHRVLARWLRELSGPQVPLRQEGFTGAVRVDEPFPGGQAGADVPGPAREPGPARSRTAAPPARDVEAGRSGDPVREVGPLPAVPGPDDSVPGSRG, encoded by the coding sequence GTGAGTGACGGGCGATGGCGTACGGCGGGCGGAACCCTCATACGCGTGGTCACGGTGTGGGCCGTGTCCACCCTCACCATGCTGGCACTGGCGGGGATCCTGCCCGACTTCCGGCTCCAGGCCGACGACGGTGACACCGTCACGAGGACGGCGTTCACCGCTGCCTGGGGCGCGGGGGCCTTCGGTCTGCTCTCCGCCCTGGTCTGGCCCGTGCTCGTCAGGGCGCTGCTGATCGTGCCCGCGCTGGTGCTGGGCGCCCTGGTCTTCTTCCTCAACGGCTCGTTGCTGCTCATCGCCCTGCGCCTCATCCCGGACGGGCGCGGCGACGCGAACCCGGAGACCGCGGTCGTCGTGGCGGCCGTCATGTCCGCGGTCGCCTCCGCGACCTCCACCGCACTCGCGGTGCGCGACGACGACGCCTACCGGCGCAGACTCTCCCGCCTCGCCGACCGGCGCCGCAGACGCAGCGGTACGCCGCCGGGCGCCGACGGCGGGCGGGGCGGCCCACCCGGAATCGTGTTCGTCCAGCTCGACGGTGTGGGTCACGACGTGCTCGAACAGGCGGCGGCCGACGGTGTCATGCCGACCGTGGCCGGTCTGCTCGCCGACGGGGCGGGCCACCGGCTCACCCCGTGGACCACCGACTGGTCCAGCCAGACCGGCGCCAGCCAGCTCGGCATCCTGCACGGGAGCAACTTCGATGTGCCGGCCTTCCGCTGGTTCGAGAAGGAGACCGGCACCGTCATGGTCTCCAGCAGACCGGCGAGCGCCCTCGAACTCCAGCGCAGGGCCATCGCCCGCACCCACGACGGCGGCCTGCTCACCGTCGACGGCGCGAGCCGGGGCAACCTCTTCAGCGGCGGCGCGGACCAGCTCGCCCTGGTGCTGTCGATGGCCGCCAGGCTCGGCAAGGGAAGGCGTTCGCGCGCCGGCTACTTCGCCTACTTCTCCGACCCCGCCAACGCCGTCCGCACAGCCCTGTCCTTCGTCGCGGAGGTCGGCCGTGAGATCGGCCAGTCCGTCCGGGCCCGGGTGCGGAAGGAGTCACCCCGGGTCAAGCGGGGCGGGCTCTACCCCTTCATCCGGGCGTTCGCGACCGTCGTCGAACGCGATGTGGTGGTCGCCGCGGTGATCGGCGACATGTTCGCCGGACGCACCGCCGTCTACGCCGACCTCGTGGCCTACGACGAGGTCGCCCACCACTCCGGGCCGCACAGCAGGGACGCGGAGAAGGTCCTGACACGGCTCGACCGCTCCCTGGGCCTCATCCTGAAGATCGCGGACCACACTCCGCGCGGCTACCGGATCGTGCTGCTGTCCGACCACGGCCAGAGCCCGGGAGAGACCTTCGCGGGACGGTACGGTCTCACGCTCAAGGATCTCGTACGGGCCGGCTGCGGGCTGCCCGTACCCCGCCGGGCCCAGCGCACCCGCAGCGCCTCGGAGGCACGCGACGCGGTGCGCATCGCGCTGCACAGGCCCGTCGCCGGGGAGCAGGAGGCCGAGCACCCGGCGAAGGCCTCCGACCCGGTCGTGCTCGCCTCCGGAAACCTCGGACTGCTGTCGTTCCCGGACATCGAGGGCCGGGCATCGCGTGAGCAGCTCGACCGCCGCTACCCCGCGCTGCTCAGCACGCTCGCCGCCCACCCGGGGATCGGCTTCCTGCTCGTCCGGAGCCAGAAGCACGGGTCGGTGGTGCTCGGCCGGGGCGGTGCGGAGATCCCGCTCGCGGAGCTGACGGACGGGGAGGGCCCGATCGCCGCCTTCGGGACTGGTGCGGCGGACGCCGTACGGCGGACCGACGGCTTCCCGCACGTCGCGGACGTCATGGTCAATTCGATGTACGACCCCGAGACCGGCCGTGTGCACGCCTTCGAGGAGCAGATCGGCTCGCACGGCGGACTCGGCGGCGAACAGTCGAGGCCGTTCCTGCTGTGGCCGCGGACGCTGACGGACCCGCTCGACGCCGTGGCGGCGGAAATCCCCCGGGGGGAGTCTCCGTCCCGTCCGGTGGGGATCCCTCCGGGCGGTCCGGTGGGCGCGGAGGCCGTGCACCGGGTGCTCGCGCGCTGGCTGAGGGAGCTCTCCGGCCCGCAGGTGCCTCTGCGGCAGGAGGGCTTCACGGGGGCGGTGCGGGTGGACGAGCCGTTCCCGGGCGGGCAGGCCGGCGCGGACGTACCCGGCCCCGCCCGCGAACCCGGCCCGGCCCGTTCCAGGACTGCCGCCCCTCCCGCCCGGGACGTCGAAGCAGGGCGGTCCGGTGACCCGGTCCGTGAGGTCGGACCGCTGCCTGCCGTCCCGGGTCCCGACGACTCCGTCCCGGGTTCACGCGGATGA
- a CDS encoding DUF1996 domain-containing protein, giving the protein MLLLNRRTTEPGRRTALSRWRYRIAGLAAAALAVSLVQANAGNAAGDRPAPPGAKAAADVVRVAEFLAECPYTHRAPDDPIVLPGLPGASHMHSFFGNDSTDAHSDLASLERAGTSCSPVTDLSSYWVPTLYDGDKAVEPTGTTFYYLGEGVRDDIIRTIKPFPRGLRIVAGNAKATGPGDNTISRWSCLHHGEVDPSHDFVNCPAGSMMESYLDFPQCWNGTDLDSADHKSHMAYPVGGACPSTHPVPVPKLRQVLRYPVNGDPARFRLASGRGYTMHGDFFNVWPEAEMAQRVRDCINAIIKCGADGTP; this is encoded by the coding sequence GTGCTCCTTCTCAACAGACGTACGACCGAACCCGGCAGACGCACAGCCCTGTCACGATGGCGCTACCGGATCGCCGGGCTGGCCGCCGCCGCACTGGCGGTGTCCCTCGTCCAGGCCAACGCGGGCAACGCTGCCGGCGACCGCCCCGCACCGCCCGGAGCGAAGGCGGCCGCCGACGTCGTCCGGGTCGCCGAGTTCCTGGCCGAATGCCCCTACACGCACCGGGCTCCCGACGACCCCATCGTGCTGCCCGGCCTGCCCGGCGCCTCGCACATGCACAGCTTCTTCGGCAACGACTCCACCGACGCCCACTCCGACCTGGCCTCGCTGGAGAGGGCCGGAACCAGCTGCTCACCCGTGACCGACCTGTCCTCGTACTGGGTTCCCACGCTGTACGACGGCGACAAGGCGGTGGAGCCGACCGGCACCACCTTCTACTACCTCGGCGAGGGGGTACGGGACGACATCATCCGGACGATCAAGCCGTTCCCCCGCGGTCTGCGGATCGTCGCGGGCAACGCGAAGGCGACCGGCCCCGGTGACAACACCATCTCCCGCTGGTCCTGTCTCCACCACGGCGAGGTCGACCCGTCCCACGACTTCGTCAACTGCCCGGCGGGCTCGATGATGGAGAGCTACCTGGACTTCCCGCAGTGCTGGAACGGCACCGACCTCGACTCGGCCGACCACAAGAGCCACATGGCCTATCCGGTGGGCGGCGCCTGTCCGTCGACCCATCCGGTCCCCGTCCCCAAACTGCGCCAGGTCCTGCGCTATCCGGTCAACGGCGACCCGGCGCGCTTCCGGCTGGCCTCGGGGCGCGGATACACGATGCACGGCGACTTCTTCAACGTATGGCCCGAGGCCGAGATGGCCCAGCGGGTGCGCGACTGCATCAACGCCATCATCAAGTGCGGTGCCGACGGCACGCCCTGA